A section of the Acropora muricata isolate sample 2 chromosome 4, ASM3666990v1, whole genome shotgun sequence genome encodes:
- the LOC136914676 gene encoding uncharacterized protein, which translates to MDYKKKGPGFEKELDRKVASDDFDDIAEAVTPKGLGSCSTNTLLKSFEVSGYLRYQAQTDRPDVEELDKLANSVEEFTTCLIDPLKSDSKEREAFGETLDLIIDSAIKHKQEKFLSHPVVFNLLDKTWRGRFVGLKSNFWKWSLLRIYCLLDVFLFPFVFTVLFAIHSVNKWRLKTKELDLCFIMNATGKKAQEDFAKIKECIKVLIRRIGVSSTNYCIISFKKGKAFQHVAFNKKVTYKNDEGRVVFQNDTNYLIRKLDSLNVSGNCKPALHDDFDQAFKAFKDDAPRNSSKKVLILLTNDSTGSHGPQEGKLLDSAKNLIRLGVKVVPVAIRDRPVVEHLEKIASEKRVIRTLLGNHIKLAKRLLKEIYEEDIYDKYLDYFTTPYFIFGRDTLSYLLLLGLHVAICVTPSTVSFSMLEFSILIFFLGRFLSEFKQYTNRAGSTDAPRKHQCRCFPGNRGKYDYEQSLRRGTDETDNADSPILVEDFRLRKEFSGVGKYFSDRWNVLDFIMLVIYVVTVMLRMITWGVSTTATGNKALVIAGYFYGLNTMILTLRVFGHLMETSKTTGTTHIALISIIEDVAIIFFQFAVGVLAFSLAITKIYVAQASFISREERVAHISEGINAECSISGVSCWWEVMVHLVWTLLGITELDPFNTIGHDPSSDSLARILYGIFIIGALVLLVNMMIAVLSHTYERVQKNSLRAWSFKRAVTIRTYRDYHPIPVPLNLLSQLFLALCRRKSNKYNDLLDNDSETRAEALDCMIEKLKVIYFAKYGFAFPLSDENKINSMLAETDRNREMCNQIVSRVFPDPNETDALTHSVGPLAWKSAGIHIEEYMLAYVGPKLCNTCQCISSRACEFHGARYKTPFSRAVPKFEVIMQEGGMKRELVVGVVGGRHDIHRVPGEVRHTVGYHACNGHIVHCDASNTKHITEGPFVYRGDVIGCRAGFDEAKDGVIPIFFSLNGQPVTQISVKFEPGRSQIFPFLGMSHKEIRVLAKMRRSDVQEQEERESLGSSDHDFASIFSEREQNMILYQTFESVEEVKESSDLLQEFVHEKVETITQEVKKQKETFEEQNSKIDEMNRTLNKILNILKDKGAEQATEPF; encoded by the exons ATGGATTATAAAAAGAAAGGTCCAG GATTCGAAAAGGAGCTCGACAGAAAAGTAGCATCTGATGATTTTGACGATATAGCCGAGGCGGTTACGCCCAAAGGCCTGGGATCTTGCAGTACAAACACGCTTCTCAAGTCGTTTGAG GTTAGTGGATATTTGCGCTACCAGGCACAGACAGATAGACCAGACGTGGAAGAACTGGACAAATTGGCGAATTCTGTTGAAGAGTTTACAACATGCTTGATAGATCCTCTTAAATCAGACAGCAAAGAGAGAGAAGCTTTTGGAGAAACCCTGGACTTGATTATCGATAGCGCCATTAAACATAAACAGGAAAAG ttcCTCTCTCATCCCGTTGTCTTTAACTTGTTGGACAAGACTTGGCGAGGAAGATTCGTTGGTTTGAAATCAAACTTCTGGAAATGGTCATTACTTCGAATTTATTGCCTTTTAGACGTTTTCCTGTTTCCTTTTGTGTTCACCGTCTTGTTTGCCATCCACTCAGTGAACAAATGGAGATTAAAGACAAAAG AACTGGACCTTTGCTTTATTATGAATGCCACTGGGAAAAAGGCACAGGAAGACTTTGCAAAGATCAAAGAGTGCATCAAAGTCCTCATTAGAAGAATTGGGGTCAGCTCCACAAACTACTGCATTATAAGCTTCAAAAAAGGCAAAGCTTTTCAACATGTTGCATTCAACAAGAAAGTCACATATAAAAACGATGAAGGTCGTGTCGTCTTTCAGAATGACACAAATTACTTGATTAGAAAGTTGGATAGTTTGAACGTATCGGGAAATTGCAAACCAGCCCTCCATGACGACTTTGACCAGGCCTTCAAAGCGTTTAAAGATGACGCTCCAAGAAACTCTTCGAAGAAG GTGCTTATTCTTCTGACCAATGACTCGACCGGATCGCATGGCCCACAGGAAGGAAAATTGTTGGATTCCGCCAAGAATTTGATTCGTCTTGGAGTGAAGGTTGTACCAGTTGCCATTAGAGACAGGCCTGTCGTGGAACACTTAGAAAAGATTGCATCGGAGAAAAGAGTTATTCGCACTCTTTTGGGAAACCATATCAAACTTGCTAAGAGGCTCTTGAAAG aaatttACGAAGAGGACATTTATG ATAAGTACCTCGATTACTTCACCACCCCTTATTTCATTTTCGGCCGTGATACGCTGAGTTATCTCCTTCTTCTTGGCCTCCACGTTGCTATCTGCGTCACCCCGTCTACAGTCTCATTCTCCATGTTGGAATTTTCGATCTTGATCTTCTTCCTTGGTCGCTTCTTGTCAGAATTCAAACAATACACAAATAGGGCAGGATCCACAGATGCCCCCAGGAAGCACCAATGCAGATGCTTTCCTGGAAATCGAGGAAAATATGATTATGAACAGTCTCTAAGGCGTGGAACGGATGAAACAGACAACGCTGATTCACCGATCCTCGTGGAAGATTTCCGCTTGCGAAAGGAATTTAGTGGCGTTGGAAAGTATTTTAG TGACCGTTGGAATGTTCTAGACTTCATCATGCTTGTCATTTACGTGGTAACGGTCATGCTACGAATGATAACTTGGGGGGTATCCACGACAGCAACTGGCAACAAGGCCCTGGTCATCGCAGGTTACTTCTATGGACTCAACACCATGATTCTGACTTTACGAGTCTTTGGTCATCTAATGGAAACAAGTAAAACGACAGGAACTACTCACATAGCGCTTATCAGCATAATTGAAGATGTagctataattttttttcaattcgcTGTTGGAGTACTTGCTTTTTCGTTGGCAATAACAAAGATATACGTTGCACAGGCATCGTTCATTTCAAGGGAAGAGAGAGTGGCACACATCAGCGAAGG GATCAACGCAGAATGCAGCATCTCTGGAGTATCTTG ttggTGGGAAGTCATGGTTCACCTCGTCTGGACGCTTCTTGGAATAACAGAACTGGACCCCTTCAACACCATTGGCCATGACCCGTCATCCGATTCTCTGGCGAGGATTTTGTACGGAATATTTATCATAGGCGCCCTGGTTCTTCTCGTTAATATGATGATTGCTGTCCTTTCGCACACCTACGAGAGAGTTCAG AAAAACTCGTTAAGAGCATGGTCTTTCAAAAGAGCTGTGACTATCCGAACCTACAGAGACTATCATCCCATTCCAGTGCCTTTAAACTTGCTGTCGCAGCTTTTCCTGGCGTTATGCCGCCGAAAATCAAACAAATACAACGACTTGTTGGATAACGACAGTGAGACAAGG GCGGAAGCTCTTGATTGCatgattgaaaaattgaagGTCATTTATTTTGCAAAATATGGGTTCGCCTTTCCATTATCAG ATGAGAATAAGATCAATAGCATGCTGGCTGAGACTGATAGAAATCGCGAGATGTGCAACCAAATTGTGAGCAGGGTGTTTCCAGATCCTAATGAAACAGATGCGTTAACTCATTCTGTGGGTCCTTTG GCTTGGAAGAGTGCTGGAATTCATATTGAAGAATACATGCTAGCTTATGTTGGACCAAAACTATGCAACACTTGCCAGTGTATTTCATCACGTGCATGTGAGTTCCACGGGGCAAGATATAAAACGCCTTTCTCTAGAGCAGTTCCTAAATTTGAG GTCATAATGCAGGAAGGAGGAATGAAGAGGGAGCTTGTTGTTGGTGTGGTAGGGGGAAGACACGATATACATAGGGTCCCCGGTGAAGTACGCCACACTGTTGGATATCACGCTTGCAATGGACACATAGTTCACTGTGATGCCTCGAATACAAAGCACATCACTGAAG gtCCTTTCGTGTACCGTGGTGATGTGATTGGATGTCGTGCTGGCTTCGATGAAGCAAAAGATGGCGTGATTCCCATTTTTTTCTCCCTCAATGGCCAACCCGTCACTCAAATTTCAGTCAAATTTGAACCTGGAAGATCAcaaatttttcctttcttgggAATGAGCCATAAGGAAATCAGAGTTCTAGCAAAG ATGCGCCGCAGTGACGTACAAGAACAAGAGGAGAGGGAATCTTTGGGGAGTAGTGACCACGACTTTGCCTCTATATTTAGCGAAAGAGAGCAGAATATGATTCTGTATCAAACGTTTGAGTCGGTTGAAGAGGTCAAGGAATCAAGTGATCTTCTGCAGGAATTCGTGCACGAAAAAGTTGAGACGATAACACAAGAAGTAAAGAAACAGAAGGAAACGTTCGAAGAGCAAAATAGCAAGATAGATGAGATGAATCGAACTTTGAACAAGATCttgaatattttgaaagatAAAGGTGCAGAACAAGCGACAGAACCCTTCTGA
- the LOC136914581 gene encoding catalase-like, with protein sequence MANRSKATEQLSEFAQSRKVPDALTTGYGVPVDTKTSTMTVGPRGPILLQDVQFLDEMSHFDRERIPERVVHAKGGGAFGYFQVTHDVTKYCKAKIFDRIGKRTPCVVRFSTVGGESGSADTARDPRGFAMKFYSEEGNWDLVGNNTPIFFIRDPILFPSFIHTQKRNPVTHLKDPDMFWDFITLRPETTHQVCFLFSDRGIPDGYQHMNGYGSHTFKLVNDKGEAVYCKFHVKTDQGVKCVSTDKAEQLAGSDPDYNNRMLYNAIANGEPPSWTMYIQVMTFEEAENFRWNPFDLTKIWPHSEYPLIPVGKMVLNRNPKNYFAEIEQSAFNPASMVPGIEPSPDKMLQGRLFSYHDTHLHRLGANYLQLPVNCPFKTRVTNYQRDGPQTFDNQEGAPNYYPNSFSGPLDNLKHTPHAVKVTGDVARYNSADEDNFSQVTTFWNKVLSEGERTRLVNNIAGHLKDAKEFIRKRAIRNFSQVSPEFGRRLTEKLAQYHTPKGVNALASL encoded by the exons ATGGCAAACCGTTCAAAGGCCACAGAACAACTGAGCGAATTTGCGCAGAGTAGGAAG GTTCCAGATGCTCTCACAACTGGGTATGGGGTTCCTGTGGATACCAAGACCAGCACCATGACTGTGGGGCCCAGGGGTCCAATCCTACTACAGGATGTCCAATTTTTGGATGAGATGAGCCACTTTGATCGTGAGCGAATCCCGGAGAGAGTTGTTCATGCCAAGGGCGGCGGAGCATTTGGATACTTTCAGGTTACACATGATGTCACTAAATACTGCAAGGCCAAGATATTTGACAGAATTGGCAAAAGAACACCTTGTGTTGTTAGATTTTCCACAGTTG GTGGTGAGTCTGGAAGTGCTGACACAGCACGGGATCCTCGTGGTTTTGCTATGAAATTTTACTCCGAAGAAGGAAACTGGGACCTGGTCGGAAACAACACACCCATCTTCTTCATCCGGGACCCAATTCTG TTTCCCAGCTTTATTCACACTCAGAAGAGGAATCCAGTCACTCACCTGAAG GATCCTGACATGTTCTGGGATTTCATCACTCTGCGTCCTGAGACCACTCATCAAGTCTGCTTCTTGTTCAGTGATCGTGGTATTCCTGATGGATATCAGCACATGAACGGGTATGGAAGCCACACCTTCAAACTGGTGAACGACAAAGGCGAAGCTGTCTACTGCAAGTTTCATGTCAAG ACTGACCAAGGCGTGAAGTGTGTATCTACTGACAAAGCTGAGCAATTGGCTGGGTCTGACCCAGACTACAATAACAGAATGCTTTACAATGCCATTGCTAATGGAGAGCCT CCTTCTTGGACCATGTACATCCAGGTGATGACTTTTGAAGAGGCTGAAAACTTCAGATGGAACCCATTTGACCTCACCAAG ATTTGGCCCCATTCTGAATACCCACTTATTCCTGTTGGCAAGATGGTCTTAAACCGCAATCCAAAAAACTACTTTGCCGAGATAGAACAGAGTGCCTTCAATCCAGCCAGCATGGTGCCTGGAATTGAACCATCTCCAGATAAGATGCTTCAG GGTCGGCTGTTTTCATACCATGACACCCATCTCCATCGATTGGGAGCCAACTACCTTCAGCTGCCTGTAAACTGTCCTTTCAAAACCAGAGTGACAAACTACCAAAGAGATGGACCCCAGACTTTTGACAACCAAG AGGGTGCTCCAAACTACTACCCTAACAGCTTCTCTGGACCTTTGGACAACTTGAAGCACACACCGCATGCAGTTAAG GTGACTGGTGATGTAGCTCGATATAATAGCGCCGATGAAGACAACTTTTCACAG GTCACAACTTTCTGGAACAAGGTCTTAAGTGAAGGAGAGCGGACAAGACTCGTTAACAACATCGCAGGTCATCTGAAAGACGCCAAGGAGTTTATTCGAAAGAGAGCT ATTCGTAACTTTTCCCAAGTTTCTCCAGAATTTGGACGTAGGCTAACAGAGAAGTTGGCTCAGTATCACACG CCTAAGGGAGTGAATGCCCTTGCCAGCCTATAG